In Bombus vancouverensis nearcticus chromosome 1, iyBomVanc1_principal, whole genome shotgun sequence, a single genomic region encodes these proteins:
- the LOC117153527 gene encoding protein cortex → MDRDSRSFKMRRMLLDFRNYRDQDNENIDATPRRSSCVRFPRVRLLDFKPKNVPRSIALNCQPCDAKSTSQVARKYPFKFPSQGHAEDRFINIKYNKEAANYLLTKKPNSMLKQNEIDVFKQLESLSDNWRKKFMHQLMVKENVIPGLRQKQVLRRSHLSSENKVPGSLVGLPKDLWDEEYFKDGMWKSKPRKRPLIGIMYSILNTHDFSTLSEYQKRRIDWSSANAIAVATDDVVKFYNIFKSDILDSISLKIHNVDSLKWNNAGNKLLICTPSFVRLYCTDRQKAIWTTATCDSDVTCVCWSKNDQHAVTADRSMITIYLAQDGEVVNSFPALSSTILIIAFSSNYGYLATSAIEGKVRIFQWPNLIVHIDILYYEPILALAWHPYESGLLCIGGGLGDASLTLWDMNRLSTPTYRDVRFQGIVKNMLWNKHSGELVVHWSYAERHNDTCTAIPVLASLDRIVDEVPLDKEMRINAIMWNSDQTQLALQSDESLMIWNFFGNDRQYSRCRTQRKHIQSDTRSTNFKEFEYYNIR, encoded by the exons AAAAATGTTCCGAGATCAATTGCCTTGAACTGTCAACCCTGTGATGCAAAATCTACTTCGCAAGTTGCTAGAAAGTATCCATTTAAGTTTCCAAGTCAGGGTCATGCGGAAGATAGATTTATAAACATCAAATACAACAAGGAAGCTGCAAATTATCTTCTGACAAAAAAACCCAATAGTATGTTGAAGCAAAATGAAATCGATGTGTTTAAGCAG CTGGAATCTCTGTCGGATAATTGGCGAAAGAAATTTATGCACCAATTAATGGTGAAAGAAAACGTAATACCAGGGCTGAGGCAGAAACAAGTGCTGCGCCGCAGCCACTTATCCTCGGAAAACAAGGTGCCTGGAAGCTTAGTAGGCCTACCTAAAGACCTGTGGGACGAGGAATACTTCAAAGATGGAATGTGGAAATCGAAGCCACGAAAAAGGCCTTTAATAGGCATTATGTATTCCATATTAAATACGCATGACTTCTCCACGTTATCAG aGTATCAGAAACGACGAATTGATTGGAGTTCAGCAAATGCAATCGCGGTAGCAACTGATGATGtagtgaaattttacaatataTTCAAATCTGATATTCTGGACTCGATAAGCCTGAAAATACATAATGTTGATTCATTAAAATGGAATAACGCTG GTAATAAACTGTTGATATGCACTCCGTCGTTTGTGAGACTGTACTGTACAGATAGGCAGAAGGCGATTTGGACGACAGCCACGTGCGATAGTGACGTGACTTGCGTCTGCTGGTCTAAGAATGACCAACATGCCGTCAC TGCTGACCGAAGTATGATCACGATATATTTAGCTCAGGATGGCGAGGTCGTTAATTCGTTCCCCGCGCTTTCTTCAACTATTTTAATAATCGCATTTTCATCGAATTATGGATATCTCGCAACTTCGGCGATAGAAGGGAAAGTTCGGATTTTCCAGTGGCCAAATTTGATCGTGCACATTGACATTCTTTACTACGAGCCTATTCTA GCTTTAGCTTGGCACCCGTACGAAAGTGGTTTATTATGCATAGGCGGTGGCCTGGGTGACGCTTCGCTGACCCTTTGGGACATGAACAGGTTAAGTACACCGACTTATCGCGACGTCCGGTTCCAAGGTATCGTGAAGAATATGTTATGGAATAAGCACAGTGGTGAGCTTGTCGTTCACTGGTCGTACGCGGAGCGGCATAATGACACATGCACTGCGATACCGGTTCTCGCAAGCCTCGATCGCATTGTGGACGAGGTACCTTTGGATAAGGAAATGCGAATCAACGCCATTATGTGGAATTCTGATCAAACGCAGTTAG CTCTTCAGTCTGACGAATCTTTAATGATATGGAACTTTTTCGGTAACGATCGCCAATATTCAAGATGTAGGACACAACGCAAACATATACAAAGTGATACAAGATCTacgaattttaaagaatttgaatACTATAATATACGGTAG